In the Arachis hypogaea cultivar Tifrunner chromosome 20, arahy.Tifrunner.gnm2.J5K5, whole genome shotgun sequence genome, AGCAAATTCCCTCTCCCTGACAACTATCAacttattttagttagttagatGAGTATTATGACAGTTTTTTAGTTTTCTGTTATAAACATGTGCAAACTTTCCATTTCAAAGCCATGATAAGAGTCGAGGGGACTTGTGATTTTCCAACATTTACAATGATATTCTACCCTACATTCCATTATAGGTGTGTTTGATTCAAGTATTATTTTGCTAGAAATATTTTATTcccatgaaaattaaaaatacccAACGAGaaagcaaaaattaaaatgatgatATTTTGATTCCCATAaatcaaacttgtttagaaaaaCTTTTTAAACTTTAAACCAAACATGAACATATGATATTCCTAtcttaaaattcctaaaaattatttataattccttcAACCACACACACCCTATAACTCTATCATCGtttagaaaaaaggaaaagaagaaaaacgttgTTACAAAAGCAAAACGCACAAAAGAACAATTCACCAGCAATGTTATATGTCCAACAAAGAAGGGAGAAGAACAAACATTAGGACCATTAACTGCACCATTTACACAATCACTATTTTCTACATACTCAAAAGTAAGTAACTACAGTTACATGGTCTTCACTACCAACACCATCAAATAGTTGGAGCCACACAATCACACGTCCCAAATAGTGTTCAAGACTCAAAGCAAAGCTCAGTTGGAATCAGATTCCAACCCCggtctttttcttcctctttccccTCTCTTTTTGAAGGAAGCAACAGAACTCAAACTCAAAACCAAGAACTAGAGGATTATGATCTCTTCCCATTCTTACAGGCTTCTTCATCTCCTCCGTTCATGCTTGCCTCACCGCCCTGCCTGAACGCCTTGGCAATGTCATCGACGGGAATCAAAGGCAAATAACCAGAGAGAGGATACCCTTTACCACTCAAATGCTTAACTATGTGGTTATACTTATCCGAACAATGAGCAGCAGTGGGCACAGCCACATCTGCCAGTGCATGAAATGGTGGGAAGTGGTTTAGTCCTTTCCATAACTTCACTGAGTTAATTAGCACCAAATCCTTTGACTCTCTGGTTACATAATGTATAGCTGCTCTTGGCCCTCCACATTGAACCTCACTTGCAAATCGTCCGGCTTCATGTGCAAGACTCTGAATCAAACTCCTTGCTTTGGAAGCACCCTGCTTAGCAAAAGAAGGAGCATGCTCACCGAACTTGTGAGTAGCATCATCTACCTGGAACATGCTAATATTAGTTTCCATCCAAAGTAAATTGTAACATTTTTATGATAGAATTCTAAGCACAACGGGTACAAGAGAACATAGGAAAGCCTtcttaaaaagaaaatatattggGACTGAACCTAGCAGAAGAAGAAAGAGGCATCTGGAGTGTGCTTGGTTGGGACTCAACTGATGAAGCTCTATGGaggaaagtaattaataaatgaGGAAAGAGGAGTTAGAAGACCAACCGATTTTATGATTTGTAGCCATAATTTTAGTGGTAGGAGATTacatttaatggtgtgagattactaattttttttgctAGGTAAACactgaccaaattttaataaaaatactgatCCCATGAACTTTCTCATGAGTAAATTATGCATCAAGGCCATTCAAGAAAATTCTGCCCCCATTTTTACCCCGCCAGTTAGACATGATATATGTATGATAGGACTCAATTTGTCGACCCTACCAAGTGggtaaggctttgttgttgttgttagttaAATTTTTTGAAGGTGAATCAAGGGAaccacttttaaaaattttagcagATCATCACCATCAAAACAATATAGATTTTGTTCTGCATATATATAGCCTAGAAATTTTACTTTGTAAAAACACACATAAAATTTAGCAGCACTGATCCCAAACCAGGTTTGAATAATTATTCTTTTGTCATGCCGGTCTGAATCAGATCGAATTTAATGAATACCTTGTTGTCAACAAAAACGAGGACATCATCTGGGACATCCTTGAGTTTGTTGTAGACAGGGCCCAGAACGGAAGTTACAGTGCCCTCAACCGTCCCAACGGCAGATCTCAAAGGGCCCGAGTTTTGCTTTGCGTATTCATACAGATTTGTGACAACCACAAAGGTTTGAATTGCAGCAACCCTCACAAACCCAAGATGCTTCAGCTCTTTGTTCTTGTTCTCAAATTTCACCTCTTTCTGCAGAGAAAAGCAATTCACCAATTATccatgaaaaaggaaaaataatatcAGAGAAGGGAAGTGTTATATGCTAACCTCGGTGGTGGCCATTGGTTTTATACTTTTATACGTGTTTGGAGATGTTTCAGAGGAGAAAACAGTGGAGACTGAAGGGAGTTCAATTACGTTTTATAGGAAGAAGACGGAGTTAAAGACCCACAGAATGAACTGAAACCAGGGAACGAAATTGGAGATAACCTTCAAAGTTGTCTTGTTTGATGAGGATTAAGGTGTCACGATTCAACATAAAACAACGATTAATTAATAAATCTTAGATTAAAACACACGTATTTGTGTTCGTCTAGGCAGTGGTGGGGTCTACGCTCAGACCGACTCCTAGGGATCTTTCTAGGCCAAACTAGGGGTTTTGAGAAGACACGTGGCAACCTCTCACAGAAGAGTAGAAATTTGAGAATCTTCTTCGGAGTGGAGCGACTGGGACAGTATTCTTTtgtaaacttaaaattttgagaGCAAATatcacttgtcatttaaattgattttcaaaaattttttaattaaatttattttttaaaaattttaaattagttaaattaaatttttaatcaattttttttatttatgctgtcaaaatttatttatatgaaataagattaaattaattaaattatataaatttattatcttaataactaattataattatcaaGTATTATTATAGTTAGTGTTACATTATTTAACatactatattaataaattttgaaaataaaaatgataaaagaattaatataaataatttaaatttttcaaaaaataaatttaattaaaaaaatatttttaaaataatttaaaaaataaatactctCTCAAATAaatgttctaatttttttataattaataaatgctCTAATTTATTCCCTCTGTCTCTCTGAATATGAATAATTGGATAAATAGTCCAATGCTTTCGTTTTTGTGGCCCAAAATATCCCAAGGACGCAGGCTATAAACGCATTCGAACATTGGTTTTATgtcaaaaaaatattagtttaaactcgagacaaaaaaaaaaaatatatttgtttaaaTGGAGTGATAATGATTAGGATgtatttagagaattatttttagtgtattttaaatataaatgactTTAAATATTGTTGATCAAAAAAATATTTCGATGAAGGTAAACGGTTTGAAGTGGTAAAGCGGTCGAAAACCTAAACAGTTTTCGAAAAGACACACGCAAGCATTAGATGGAGGTTCTCGACACGGATTCGATTTCAAGGCCTTTCGATAAATCGAACAAGTCAAATCGAACAAGGTACTCGAGTCAGGTAATCGAAATAAGTTATTCTAATAAGTGATTCGAGTAATTATGGTAGTGGATAAGTTAGAGGCTTCTATCACGCGGGAAATCATGAGAAACGTTTAGGCGGAACCGTTATCAAGGAGAACACATTTAAAGTTGtgattttgtaattaattgtaattaattgtccGTTACCAAAAGTAGATTATAAATACCAGGAAGTCTTAGGGAATAAGGATTGGAACTTTAACTCAGAAAAACACTTAAACACACTCACATCCTAGGAAATTCCTGAGTCTGTGATCGAGTAACTTTTCTATAGGGTTCCTTCCATATTTTCATTCTTtcaatttatctttctgtaaacTTTATTTCTTCAAGTAAATTTATCTTGCAAGTATTCTTTATCTTCATTGTTCAATTTACATTCCTACATTTTAGATTTTCATGTCAAAGTTCTTTGATCTAATCGAAGGCATTTTACTGCTTTCTTTCAACTTCAACACAAACCTTTCCGTTTTCAACATAtttccttttcaaaaactttacctttttatttctttccttgacttataaatttttaattcatctTTATTCCCAATGCCCATCTAATCGAAGacactttgatacacttttagaaaactggtacctacaaagaggagtaggtttcgctcccagaccattagaatcgaaccaccatcgatttgctaaaaatcgacaaaataaATTGGCACACCCGATGGGAcagttttaaaattttgaaatgtgCCAAATAAGTATTTTGTGGTGTCATTCAGTGTATGCGATTACGAAGTGGAAAGAtcattcacatggctgatgaaatgtcaaatgtgaatggtggttcatCCACCAATGATAGCATACCAGTGTCTGCGCAACAAGCGGACGTGACTTCACGTTCAGAAGGTGCAATCGGAATTGAAAGTATAGCAGTTAGGACTGTTCAGACTGAAAACATTGGACGTAATACTCGTCCACGTAGCACTTTACCACCATTCCAGCCTCCACTAACCGCTGGTTGGCCTCTATATGGTCTTCCCCCTGGTTATACCCCACTAGTGGGTGGTTTTGTTCCACCTATTCATTTTGGGAGTACAAGTAGAGTGAATAATATTCAAAATCCACAACAGTATTCCGAGTATTCTCGTGATTATAATGTGGGCTCTACTTCGAATGCTACTAATTCAATGGCAGTATATCGACAacaagtagaggaaagtcaacatgatttagtcaatttattgactcaacaaatgaccacaattctcaatccaatgATGGCTGATCACGAATTGAAATTCGAACGTCTTGCTAGGCAAGTCGAACGTATTGCTCGAATCAAAGATTATGAGGAAGAAGAAGGGCATAATCCCAGGGGAAATAATGAAAGGTTGGAAAATATATTTCAAAATGAAAATAATGCTTTTAATAGATAAAATCCTCATATAGTTCCCCATGGTCAAAATGCTGATGAATATCTGGCCAGATTACGTGCTAATCATGGCGGTGAACGTTATCAAGTCACCAGAATTATAGAAGATGTTCTGAATCGAGTTGGTCTGAATGTTGGTTTCATGAACCGACCACACTTTGTGTTGGCTTTTTCCCAAGTTGTTCAAATGGCAGAAGTGCCAAGAGGGGTGAAAAATTCAAAGATAGTCACAAAATTTGCTGGGAAAGTTGGATAATCAACCACTGAGCATGTTGCACGATATTTGGTTGAGATTGGGAATTTAgctaatgatgaaaatttgaaaatgaatttttttccttcttcgttaatgaagaatgcatttacttggttttcaaatcTCAGACCAAATTCGATAACAACATGGAATCAGTTGGAAACTGCTTTTCACGCTCAGTTTTATCGAGGGGAAATGAATGTGGCAGTTACAGATGTAGTGGCTCTGAAACATGAAGATGGTGAAACCATTGATGATTATCTAATACGTTTCAAGAATGCTAGAAGTAGGTGCTATGTGTCATTACCCAAAAGTGAGATAGTGAAAATAGCAACTATGGGGTTACGGTTTTATATGCGCAGAAAGCTGCTCAATATGCATATCCCTGATTTAGCCCATTTGGCTGAAAAGGTTCGTCAAACTGAACTCatgaaaaatgagaaagagaaatTTAGGAGTGAGCAAAGATCGAAGAGTAAACCCTTTACTCGAAAAGAGGAGGTTGCTTACGTGACTATGGAGTCCTCGGAGGAGGAATTCGATTTCGAAACAGAAGTCGATTTGACTGAACTTAAGAAAGGCCCTCCTTATGTTTGTTCTTTACTCAAAAATCTTCCTAGTAATGAAAAGTTgaatgattcaaaactaaaaagtggaaagaaatatagttttgatatctcaaaatctgatcagatttttgATGTGTTACTTAAAGATAAACAGTTAATTCTGCCTGAGGGTAGATCTTTACTTTCGGTGAAAGATTTAAAAGGGAAACTTTATTGCAAGTTTCACCAAGCAACGAGCCATTCGACTAACAATTGTGTTCGTTTCAGGGACTTGATTCAGGAAGCAATAATGGAAGGATGGTTAAAATTCAATGATGGCAAGAAGGAGATGAAGGTTGATGTTGATCCCTTCGATGTTGATGCCAATTTTGTTGAGCCTTACTTGGGAGTGAATATGGTTGGCATGTCATATGACTTTGATGTGAATCTGGATGATTTTGAGTCACAAGTAAGATCTGTGTATCCCAGGGTAGGGGATGGTTTGTTGGACTTTCTGGTTCAACAAAAGATTAAAGACCGGGATGTATCCTTGTGTCTACGATGCAATGCTGTTTTTGATGCCGAAGCAGCGGCAATCTTcgagaaggagagaatgaagaaagaatTGGCTAATAGGGAAGAGCAGGCACGCCAGAGACAACCAATTCGGCATTTTGAGGGTCAAAGTTCTAAGACCCCTCAACAAAGTACTGCTGCACCTTTAAGCTGATCTCAGGCCATAGGTGTTCGGTGGATTCGAAACTGTCAGGAGTTTCAGAAAAGAGATCATCTGTATCGACGCAACTCACAATGGGGACATCGGGGTCCTCCTCGAAATCAGTACCCCTATTATCGTGGTCGGGCCAAAGGGTATCCGAGAGGCAGAGGAGGCAGGAGAAATTCCAATCAAAGTAAAAAGCCTCAGGTGGAAGTAAGCAAGGGGGCAACTCCCTCTGTACATTCTCGAATTGTCTTTCCTTCTGATGGAGAGACTTGTCCAAAAGGGATTCCGTCTCCTGCTAAAATGGAAAAAGGCAAGGCGATAGCCCAATCTTCAGGATTCGACAAAAAAAAAGAAGTCGATGTTGATGAATAATATTTTGATGAAGGATATGATGATATTATTGGAACGATTTCAATCATTCCAACGGAGTATCTGGGTGAGTATGAAGGTGATCCAGATAAAGATTATGACATGCAGGATGAGGAAGCTTTTTCCTTCATTCGAATTGAAGATGAGCCGGGATATTTCTCTCGGCCCACTGAAAAACAGATGTCTCATCTCCGCCCACTTCATATAACCACCACCTTGAGTGGGATCAAGGTAAACAAGGTTTTGATTGATGGTGGGGCGGCAATCAGCCTTTTGCCCGAGAGGATGCTAATAAAGGTGGAGAAGCATCCTGATGGTTTAGTCCCCACAAATATTGCTGTGACAGAATTTAGCAGGACTTCGACTCCCGCAAAAGGGTTGGTTACTCTGATTGTGAAGGTTGGTTCATCCGAACGAAACACTGTGTTCGTGGTGGTTCCATCAAAGGCAAGTTATAACGCTTTGTTGGGGCGAGACTGGATCTATGGTGTAGAGGCTGTACCTTCTACTGTGCATCAAAGCGTGCTTCTTTGGTCAAAGGATGGCAAACCTAAAGTCATCAAGGCAGATTCAAACCTTTATGTCGAACAACTGCACGTTGATTTCAGGATTTACAATCCTAAATTGAAACCTCTGAATGTCGACCGGAcacaaaatttttataattgtgaAGGTTGCTACTTGTCTTCGAAAGACCTTTCAGTAAAGTTGCTTTACCCAGAGTTGGGGTTTGCTCCAACTGGTTGGGACTGTCTGTCTTGAAGATCTCTTGAAGGTTGACCTATGGACCAGGTTGAGGGAGTTTCCGATTACCTGGTAACTTTAcgtaattatttaagtaattctCATCTTGTAGAAAATAAAGATGGTTCTTCAGGTGAAGTTAAATCACATAGGGTTAGTAGTTTTTCTAATTATCATTGTATTAGCTCAATTTCTTTAATCGAGTCTTGTTCTGATTTAGATATTTCAACTATATGTAATAAAAGTAATGCTTCAAATCCAATGGCTGACTTGATAGCAGAAGTGCATTGTGTTGAGAATCGAAGTAATgttaatgaaataaataattcAGTACCTTCTATTTCTAATGATATTATTGATTTCACTTTTGATTGCATCTATGATCTAGAACCATTGGATTTTGAGAAATATTCGGTAAAGGATGATGATCATTATAAAAGGTTCGAATCTCAAGATCCTTTAGAGGAAGTAAATTTGGGAACTTTTGATGatgttcgaattacatatatATGTAAAGATCTTTTGATCCTTTTTGAACTGAACTCTTTAATCTTTTACATGAGTTTAAGGATTGTTTtgcttgggattatcatgagatgcctgGTCTCGATCATTCACTTGTGGAACATCGATTAGCATTAAAACCGAATGCTAGACCTGTGAAGCAAACTCCAAGACATTTTGCTCcagaaatcaataaaaaaattaaagaagaaatagaacGCCTGATTAAGGCGAAGTTTATTCGAACTGCACGCTATATTGAGTGGGTTTCGAATATTGTCCCAGTGATGAAGAAAAACGGAAAGTTAAGAGTATGCATTGATTTTCGAGATTTGAATAATGCTACTCCAAAAGATGAATACTTTATGCCAATTGCAGATATGTTAATTGATTCTGCAGCAGGGAATGAAATACTTAGTTTTATAGACGGTTATTTAGGATATAACCAGATCTTCAATGCGGAAGATGACATGTCCAAAACTACTTTTCGTTGTCCTGGGGTGTTAGGCACTTATGAGTGGGtgttatgccttttggtttgaaaaataCTGGTGCAACATATCAGCGAACAATGAATGCTATTTTCCATGAGTTTATTGGAAAATTTATGGAAGTTTATATTGATGACGTCATGGTCAAATCGATTTCGGTGAGTCAACACATCGACCACTTGAGAAAGGCATTTGTTACCATGAGGAAGAAGGGATTAAAAATGAATCCTTTAAAATGTGCTTTTGGTGTATCGGCTGGAATTTTTTTAGGCTTCGTTGTTCATAAAAAAGGAATTgcaattgataaaaataaagcaGATGCAATATTGGCATTATCTGCACTCAAATCAAAAAAAGAAGTGCAGTCCTTTTTGGGCAAGGTGAATTATCTTCAAAGATCCATTTCGAATCTTTCTGATCGAACTCGGGTGTTTGCCCCTTTGGTAAAGTTAAAGAATGACTCACAGTTCGGATGGACAAATGAGCATCAATTAGCATTTGATTCGATTAAGGCTTATTTGTCTAAGGCTCTGATTATGGTGAATGTTAGCACAATTGGGTGTATGTTAGCCCAAGATGATGAAAACGGGCATGAACGGGCCGTCTATTACCTTAGTCGAGTTCTAACTGATATCGAAATAAGGTATTCCCCGATAGAAAAATTGTGTTTGTCTTTATATTATGCCTGTGTGAAGTTAAAGTGTTATAAGGTGGCTAAATCGGTAAAAGTTATAGCACAAACCGATCTTATTAAATATATGTTAGGTTTTTCAATGTTGCGGGGGCATTTAGGAAAATGGTTGCTGGCTTTGACAGAATTTGATTTACAATATGTACCAGCCAAGGCTGTAAAAGGTTAGGTCATTGCAGATTTTTTTGTAGATAATTCGAAGAATCTGAATGACCAGGGGGCAAATGTAATCGAAATTGAGGTCGATTATTGGAAGCTATATTTTGATGGATCCAAGCATAAAGATGGCGCAGAGGTTGGAATTTTTATTGTCTCGCTAGAGGAAATTCCATCAAAATTCTTTTTTGAACTAAAATATCCTTGTTTGAATAATATGGCGGAGTATGAAGCTTTAATTTTGGGTCTCGAAATACTAATCGGTAAAGGGGCTTTGGAAGTTCAAATATTTGGGGATTCTCAGTTAGTTTTAAAGCAGTTATCCAAAGAGTTTAAATGCAATAATGAGAAGTTACAGGCATATTTAACTACTGCTTGGGAATTATTAACTTCCTTTCAAAAAGTTTCTTTAGTTCACATCCCCAGGATCCATAATGAAATTGCTAATGAATTAGCTCAGATTGCTTCGAAATATAGAATCGGTCCAGAAATACTTCAAAAGTTGTCTTGTATCTGTCAAATATTAGTGCCTGCGAGTGAAAGAGAAATTTTGTGTATGGATGAATGGGAGGATTCTGACTGGAGAAAGCCTATTGCTCAGTATTTAAAGGATCCTAATACTCCAAACGATAGAAAGATAAAATTGCAAgcaataaattttgttttaatggCTGATGAATTGTATACGAAAGGGATCGATGGGAGTTTGTTGAGATGTTTAGGCCAAGATGATCAGAGCATTGCTTTGGGTGAGGTCCATAATGGGATATGTGGTGCCCATCAAGCtagaaagaacatgaaatgggtgtttgatgagcggataatttatacgctttttggcattgtttttaagtagtttttagtatgatttagttagtttttagtatatttttattagtttttaaataaaaatcacatttctggacttcactatgagtttatgtatttttctgtgattttaggtaatttctggctgaaattgagggacttgagcaaaaatctgattcagaggctgaagaaggactgcagatgctgttggattatgacctccctgtactcgaagtggattttttgaaGCTAAAGAAaaccaattggcacgctctcaattgcgttggaaagtggacatccagggctttccagcaatatataatagtccatactttactcgagttttgacgacgcaaactggcgttcaaacgccaacttcctgtcctattctgaagttaaacgccagaaacaggctacaacctggcgtttaactccaaaaagagtctctacacatgaaaactcaatgctcagcccaagcacacaccaagtgggcccggaagtggatttctgcattaattacctattttctgtaaccctagctactagtttagtatagaaactacttttagtgatttatttcacatcttttgatcattttgagattatctttgtatcacttttgatcattgatcacgtttaggggggctggccattcagccatgcctggaccactttcacttatgtaattttcaacggtggagtttctacacctcatagattaaggtgtggagctctgctgctcctcatgaattaatgcaaagtactattgtttttctattcaattcaagcttattcctattctaagatagtCGCTTGCACtttaacatgatgaatatgatgatccgtgacactcatcactattctcaacctatgaacgcgtgcctgacaaccacttccgttctaccttagatcgagcgtgtatctcttagcctccattccgaaagatcggagtcttcgtggtataagctagaattattggcggccattcctgagatccggatagtctaaacattgtctgtggtattccgagtaggatctgggaagggatgattgtgatgagcttcaaactcgcgactgttgggtgtaatgacagacgcaaaaggatcaatggatcctattccaacatgatcgagaaccgacagatgattagccgtgcggtgacagtgcatttggaccattttcactgagaagacgggaagtagccattgacaacggtcatgcccaacatacagcttgccatggaaaggagtatgaatgattgaatgaaggcagtaggaaagcagagattcagaaggagca is a window encoding:
- the LOC112783907 gene encoding REF/SRPP-like protein At1g67360, with protein sequence MATTEKEVKFENKNKELKHLGFVRVAAIQTFVVVTNLYEYAKQNSGPLRSAVGTVEGTVTSVLGPVYNKLKDVPDDVLVFVDNKVDDATHKFGEHAPSFAKQGASKARSLIQSLAHEAGRFASEVQCGGPRAAIHYVTRESKDLVLINSVKLWKGLNHFPPFHALADVAVPTAAHCSDKYNHIVKHLSGKGYPLSGYLPLIPVDDIAKAFRQGGEASMNGGDEEACKNGKRS